tattgtgaatagtgctgcaataaacatacgtgtgcatgtgtctttatagcagcataatttataatactttgggtatatccccagtaatgggatggctgggtcatatggtacatctagttctagatccttgaggaatcgccatactgttttccataatggttgaactagtttacaatcccaccaacagtgtaaaagtgttcctatttctccacatcctctccagcacctgttgtttcctgactttttaatgatcgccattctaactggtgtgagatggtatctcattgtggttttgatttgcatttctctgatggccagtgatgatgagcattttttcatgtgtctgttggctgtatgcatgtcttcttttgagaaatgtctgttcatatcctttgcccactttttgatagggttgtttgtttttttcttgtaaatttgtttgagttctttgcaggttctggatattagccctttgtcagatgagtagattgcaaaaattttctcccattctgtaggttgcctgttcactctgatggtagtttcttttgctgtgcagaagctctttagtttaattagatcccatttgtcaattttggttttgctgctgttgcttttggtgttttagacatgaagtctttgcccatgcctatgtcctgaatggtactacctaggttttcctctaggatttttatggtattaggtctaacatttaagtcgctaatccatcttgaattaattttcatataaggaataaggaaaggatccagtttcagctttctacttatgtttagccaattttcccagcaccatttattaaatagagaatcctttccccatttcttgtttctctcaggtttgtcaaagatcagatagctgtagatgtgtggtattatttctgaggactctgttctgttccattggtctatatctctgttttggtaccagtaccatgctgttttggttactgtagccttgtagtatagtttgaagtcaggtagcgtgatgcctccagctttgttcttttgacttaggattgtcttggagatgcgggctcttttttggttccatatgaactttaaagcagttttttccaattctgtgaagaaagtcattggtagcttgatggggatggcattgaatctataaattaccttgggcagtatggccattttcacgatatggattcttcctatccatgagcatgatatgttcttccatttgtttgtgtcctcttttatttcactgagcagtggtttgtagttctccttgaagagctcctttacatcccttgtaagttggattcctaggtattttattctctttgaagcaattgtgaatggaagttcattcctgatttggctctctgtttgtctgttactggggTATAATAATGCTTGtgttttttgcacattaattttgtatcctgagactttgctgaagttgcttatcagcttaaggagattttgggctgagacaatggggttttctaaatatacaatcatgtcatctgcaaacagggacaatttgacttcttttcctaactgaatacccttgatttctttctcttgcctgattgccctagccagaacttccaacactatgttgaataggagtggtgagagagggcatccctgtcttgtgccagttttcaaagggaatttttccagtttttgcccaatcagtatgatattggctgtgggattgtcataaatagctcttattattttgaggtacgttccatcaatacctaatttattgagcgtttttagcatgaagggctgttgaattttgtcaaaagccttttctgcatctattgagataatcatgtggttcttgtctttggttctgtttatatgctggatgatgtttattgatttgtgaatgttgaaccagccttgcatcccagggatgaagcccacttgatcatggtggataagctttttgatgtgttgctgaatccggtttgccagtattttattgaggatttttgcatcgatgttcatcagggatattggtctaaaattctctttttttgttgtgtctctgccaggctttggtatcaggatgatgttggcctcatcaaatgagttagggaggattccctctttttctattgattggaatagtttcagaaggaatggtaccaactcctccttgtacctctggtagaattcagctgtgaatccatctggtcctggactttttttcgttggtaggctattaattattgcctcaatttcagagcctgctattggtctattcagggattcaacttcttcctggtttagtcttggaagagtgtaagtgtccaggaaattatccatttcttctagattttctagtttatttgcgtagaggtgtttatagtattctctgatggtagtttgtatttctgtggggtcggtggtgataacccctttatcatttttaattgcgtcgatttgattcttctctcttttcttctttattagtcttgctagtggtctgtcaattttgttgatcttttcaaaaaaccaactcctggattcattgattttttggagggttttttgtgtctctatctccttcagttctgctctgatcttagttatttctagccttctgctagctttcgaatgtgtttgctcttgcttctctagttcttttaattgtgatgttagagtgtcaattttagatctttcctgctttctcttgtgggcatttagtgctataaatttccctctacacactgctttaaatgtgtcccagagattctggtatgttgtatctttgttctcattggtttcaaagaacatctttatttctgccttcatttcgttatgtacccagtagtcattcaggagcaggttgttcagtttccatgtagttgagcggttttgattgagtttcttagtcctgagttctagtttgattgcactgtggtctgagagacagtttgttataatttctgttcttgtacatttgctgaggagtgctttacttccaattatgtggtcaattttggagtaagtacgatatgttgctgagaagaatgtatattctgttgatttggggtggagagttctatagatgtctattaggtctgctttctgcagagatgagttcaattcctggatatccttgttaactttctgtcttgttgatctgtctaatgttgacaaggggtgttgaagtctcccattattattgtatgggagtctaagtctctttgtaagtctctaaggacttgctttatgaatctgggtgctcctgtattcggtgcatatatatttaggatagttagctcttcttgttgaattgatccctttaccattatgtcatggccttctttgtctcttttgatctttgatggtttaaagtctgttttatcagagactagtattgcaacccccgcttttttttgttctccatttgcttggtaaatcttcctccatccctttattttgagcctatgtatgtctctgcatgtgagatgggtctcctgaatacagcagactgatgggtcttgactctttatccagtttgccagtctgtgtcttttaattggagcatttagttcatttacatttaaggttaagattgttatgtgtgaacttcatcctgccattatgatattaactggttattttgctcgttagttgatgcagttccttcctagcctcgatggtctttacattttggcatgtttttgcaatggctggtaccggttgttcctttccatgtttagtgctaccttcagggtctcttgtaaggcaggcctagtggtgacaaaatctctaagcatttgcttatctgtaaaggattttatttctccttcacttatgtaacttagtttggctggatatgaaattctgggtttaaaattcttttctttaagaatgttgaatattggcccccactctcttctggcttgtagagtttctgccgagagatctgctgttagtctgatgggcttccctttgtgggtaacccgacctttctctctggctgcccttaagattttttccttcatttcaactttggtgaatctggcaattatgtgtcttggagttgctcttctcgaggagtatctttgtggcgttctctgtatttcctggatttgaatgttggcctgccctactaggttggggaagttctcctggatgatatcctttagagtgttttccaacttggttccattttccccctcactttcaggcaccccaatcagacgtagatttggtctttttacataatcccatacttcttgcaggctttgttcatttctttttcttcttttttcttttggtttctcttctcgcttcatttcgttcatttgatcctcaatcgctgatactctttcttccagttgatcgagtcggttactgaagcttgtgcatttgtcacgtatttctcgtgtcatggttttcatctctttcatttcgtttatgaccttctctgcattaattactctagccatcaattcttccacttttttttcaagatttttagtttctttgcgctgggtacgtaatttctcctttagctctgagaagtttgatggactgaagccttcttctctcatcttgtcaaagtcattctccgtccagctttgatccgttgctggcgatgagctgcgctcctttgccgggggagatgcgctcttattttttgaatttccagcttttctgccctgcttttcccccatctttgtggttttttctgcctctggtctttgatgatggtgatgtactgatggggttttggtgtaggtgtccttcctgtttgatagttttccttctaacagtcaggaccctcagctgtaggtctgttggagattgcttgaggtccactccagaccctgtttgcctgggtatcagcagcagaggctgcagaagatagaatatttccgaagagcgagtgtacctgtctgattcttgctttggaagcttcctctcaggggtgtactccaccctgtgaggtgtggggtgtcagactgcccctagtgggggatgtctcccagttaggctactcaggggtcagggacccacttgagcaggaagtctgtcccttctcagatctcaacctccgtgttgggagatccactgctctcttcaaaactgtcagacagagtcatttgcgtctgctgaggtttctgctgcgcttgttattgtttactgtgccctgtccccagaggtggagtctacagagacaggcaggtttccttgagctgctgtgagctccacccagttcgagcttcccagcagctttgtttacctacttaagcctcagcaatggcgggcgcccctcccccagcctcgctgctgccttgccggtagatcacagactgctgtgctagcaatgagggaggctccgtgggtgtgggaccctcccggccaggtgtgggatatgatctcctggtgttcctgtttgcttaaagcgcagtattggggtcggagttacccgattttcctggtgttgtgtgtctcagttcccctggctaggaaaagggattcccttcccccttgcgcttcccaggtgaggcaatgcctcgccctgcttcagctctcgctggtcgggctgcagcagctgaccagcaccgatcgtccagcactccccagtgagatgaacccagtacctcagttgaaaatgcagaaatcaccggtcttgtgtgtcactcgcgctgggagttggagactggagctgttcctattcggccatcttctcATCTTTCATCTGTAATATTTAGACTGCTATGAATCCCATTCAGCACTTTTATCACAGATATTttggttttcatctctagaagtttaatttgtcttttatttgtaaCTTACACATCTCtacttaactttttaaacataTGCAATAACAttataacttttaatatttttctctgttaATTCTAACATGAGTCAGTTCTGGGTTGATTTGTACTGATTTTTCTCCTCGTTATATAAGACATGATTTCCTTGCCTCTTTACATAactcataatattttattgaatgccAGACTTGGTGAATTGTACTCTGGTGGATACTGggcatttttttgtattctttgtattcCTATAAATCTTCCTATAAATCTTCTTGAGCTCTGTTTTAGAATTCAGTTAATTCACTTGGagaaaattttgttcttttgtgttttgCTGTATGAATTGTTAGGTGGATCTGAAGCAGTTCTCAATCTAGGGACAATATTCCCCATTACTGAAACTagacctgggttgattccaagtctttgctattgtgaatagtgccgcaatgaacttacgtgtccatgtgtctttatagcagcatgatttataaacctttgggtatacacccagtaatgggatggctgggtcatatagtacttctagttctagatccttgaggaatcgccatactattttccataatggttgaactagtttacaatcccaccaacgtgtaaaagtgttcctatttctccacgtcctctccagcacctgttgtttcctgactttttaatgattgccattctaactgatgtgagatcgtctctcattgtggtttcaatttgcatttctctgatggccattgatgacgagcattttttcatgtgtctgttggctgtatgcatgtcttcttttgagaaatgtctgttcatatcctttgcccactttttgatggggttgtttgtttttttcttgtaaatttgtttgagttctttgtaggttctggatattagccctttgtcagatgagtagatggcaaaaattttctcccattctgtaggttgcctgttcactctgatggtagtttcttttgctgtgcagaagctctttagtttaattagatcccatttgtcaattttggcttttgttgccgttgcttttggtgttttagacatgaagtccttgccgatgcctatgtcctgaatggtattacctaggatttctctagggcttttatggtattatgtctaacatttaagtctctaatccatcttgaattaattttcatataaggggtaaggaaaggatccagtttcagctttctacttatgtttagccaattttcccagcaccatttattaaatagggaatcctttccccatttcttgtttttgtcaggtttgtcaaggatcagatggctgtagatgtgtggtattatttctgaggactctgttctgttccattggtctatatctctgttttggtaccagtaccatgttgttttggttactatagccttgtagtgtagtttgaagtcaggtagcgtgatgcctacagctttgttcttttgacttaggattgtcttggcaatgcgggctcttttttggttccatatgaactttaaagcagttttttccaattctgtgaagaaagtcattggtagcttgatggggatggcattgaatctataaataaccttgggcagtatggccattttcacgatattgattcttcctaaccatgagcatgatatgttcttccatttgtttgtgtcctctttcatttcactgagcagtggtttttagttctccttgaagagctcctttacatcccttgtaagttggattcctaggtattttattctctttgaagcaattgtgaatggaagttcattcatgatttggttctctgtttgtctgttactggtgtataagaatgcttgtgatttttgcacattaattttgtatcctgagactttgctgaagttgcttatcagcttaaggagattttgggctgagatgatgtagttttctaaatatacaatcatgtcatctgctaaCAGGGActatttgacttcttcttttcctaactgaatacccttgatttctttctcttgtctgattgccctagccagaacttccaacactatgttgaataggagtggtaagagagggcctTTCATATGCTGCTTTCTTTTGACTTTCCTTGAGTCTTTTCTTGTGCATACACTTTTTAGGAGTGACAAACAACTTATAAGTATATTGCATGCAAATTTTTGCCTTGTTTATCTGTGGTACCCTCATCTTCGTGATTTGATTCTCAATGGTAACATTTTTGGCAACCCTAAATTCTAATTTCTATCTTCTTATTTCAGTGATTGCCACTTTATGCTAACACCCTTTTTTCCTCTTAGAGAATTGACAAATGCCCTTGGGGAAAACACTTGGGTGAATGTGGCACTTACTTTTTTGTTCTTCCCTCCTCTTAGCTTTTCTCTTCAAGTCCTGTATTTGCTGCTCTCCTCTATCTCTAAGCacttgttttgtgtgttttgtcaaTCTTTTATAGTTGTATAGTTGTTTTGGGGAGAATTGTTTAAATGCAAGCTACTTCTTTGTGGCCAAAAGAGAAGTGCTGACACTGTGTCTTTAaagttctccaggtgattctgatccACAATTCAAAATCATTGTACTATATCAATGTAATTGAGTGACCAGGGGATTTTAAGTGAGGCTGGAAATGTGGATAGAGACTAGCACAAGTTGCAAATGTAGAATTAGTAAAGGTTTTGCATTTTACTTTAATAGTGATGGGAAGCTGTGAAATGTTTGCATGCAAGGGAATGATATAATCTTATTTACATATTGAAAAGACTACTCAGGATCCTCCATGGATAGTAGATTACAGGGAAGCAAGATAGAAATGGGAACATATGTTAGGAAGTACTGCAGTAGTCAAGGTAAAGAAAGATTGTGTCTTGATCTAGGATAATAGCAGCATAGATCAAAGAAAATTGGATATAGCATATATTTTGGAAATCATTTGTCAGGTTTGCTGATAGGTTGAATATGAGGGATGAAAGGTAGTGAGTAAATAAGGTGATGATAATATTTGCTGGTGAGTAGAAGAGGGGAATAAAAAAGCAAGTTTTATGGAAGTGTTTTGGATGAATTAAGTGTGAGATGCCTACCTGACATAAATGCAGAGGGATGAAGAATACAATTGGATATTGGATTTGAGCTCAGTGGAGATATCACATTTGAAGTTATAATTTTGGGGATCAGTACTCTGTACATAGTATATAAAGGCATGAAACCAGATAAAATCTTTTAGATGATCTCTaacatgggaataataataacaatagttaaTTCAAAGGgctgttttaaagataaaagtagaattttataaatgtaacTTATAAACTATAGAAATGCACATTTTTCGTTATATTTTCTAATCCAACCCTATTATGTAATTTACATAGAAATGATTAACTGCAGGCAGGGAGTAGatggaaaatgtattttacacattttcttgGATAATACAGACAcccaaaatgaaaaagtttttatcatttttaattccCACATTTAATCATAAATatagaattgttttaaatattggaaACCTGAAATATTGATAAGTCAACATTTCTCTACAGGGATTATATATGGATATCTGTGAAGGATCCTAGATAGTTGAATGTTTGGACTTATTTAGCACTTCCAATTTATTTCATGGGAAATCAAATGTATATTAATTGCATTTTTACCATGCTCAAGTCACTGTGATAGGCCATGTAGGAGATATAAGTATGTTATAAACCCTGTCCTTACCAGAAAATATCATAATCAAGGAGCAAAGAAGTAGGACAGAATAAAAATAGATCAtatgtttgtgtgcatatgtttTCTCAGAGAAGAACATACTGTCAGGTTGGAAGCAATTGAACCCACGCCATGAAAGAGTTAATATCTGAAATATGTCTTGAAGTCTGGtcaatatgtaaatatatcacAATATTTTGAATGAGCAgaatagtaataaaaattttaaatgggcaATAAAAAGTTTTAGGAAGAAGTAAGCTTAACTCTTTTTTGTAAACAGTATTTCTAAATTATGATTCAGAAAAAGAATCATATAGTCTTTGTAGAATTTATTGAAGATTATGTATAATGTAGTATTGTGGCAGAAAGTAACTGATAACATGCTGGTTAGGTAAGGACTTTTTATTGGATCTTCTGGTATGAAGGATAAGCCTCATTTGATTATCAGATTTCTGATTTAGTTGACTAGGTAATGCTAGCGACAGTCTTTGAAATATGAATTCAGTTCAAGAAGCAGGATTGGATAAAGGAAATGAATTTAGTTTTTGACATGAGTTAAAAGATACCTTTAAGGTGCCGTTTGGAAATCAGTGTGGATATGTCTTATGGACACTTGCAAATATCTTACTCTCAAGCTTAGAGTGATgaggtttctctctctttctctctccctctctcaccttGTTCATGGTATGTATGGTATGGGTATATGACTTTGgacaaactcatcaaattgtatacattaaatatatgcagtttctgtatataaattatacttcagtatagctatttaaaaaaaaaaaaaaagcaagagtgaAAAAAAGCACCAAGGTTATTATTGGAACTTTGGGGAACATAGTGTTTCCAATGGTTAAGTGTTTGTGAGAAAAATCCTTGAAGACTGAGAACGAGTGTTCAGACATGTAGAAAGAAAACCAGAACAGAGTGGTATTTGGGAAATAAAAGGTGtagaaattttcaaaagaaacacaCGAGCAATGTAAGAGTTGTAATAGAGAGTAGCAAAATTAAGATTAAACACTGGACACATTAATATAGAGGCCATTAATGATTTTCAAACATCTATTTCAATGAAGTGATAGGGGAAGAAACTAGATTTTAGCAAATAAATagtaaatttaatgaaaataaaatagaaattataaagttTTTTTCCCAAGAAATTGTCTGATGCTAATGGGTATGGGCTTTCCTTTAGGGGTGATAAAATTGTTGTAAacttagattgtggtgatggttgcacaacattgtgaatatgctgaaaaaatgaattataaactTTAAATAGGTGAGTTTTATAATATGTAAGGTATTTCAATAAAGATGGTACAAAAGTAAGTCTGAGAGTAAATGAGAAAGATAAGAGAAACGTGATCAAGATTGTAATTCATTTTTAAGGATCAGGGCATGTTTACAGCTTGAGACAAAAGAGGGGAAGAGGTTGAAGTTACAGGTGAAACAGATGAGATACCACAGGAAGCATGGTTCATAGACAAGAGGCTATGAAATCAAGTATTTCTGAGATGAAGAGAAATAGGCATGGATGTGGGCATAGATGGACACATTTTTAGATGTAAGGGCATAATTAAAAGTCATTTAAATCTGATCACCCCAATTTTCTTGATGAAGTAGAAGTTGTTTTCTtgaataaaagaaggaagagtGGTACAGGGAAAAGTAGCAAACACCTGGATATTAGCTGAGAAGAATAAGGTATGACCAAATGCGTTAGTGTCgtattgctgctgtaacagattacCACAAACCTAGTTGCTTAAAACGACATGGATTTGTTATCTGAGAATTCTAGAGTtcaaaagtccaaaatcagtttcaTTGAGTTAAAATTAAGGTGTTAGCAAGACCTACGTTAtcttctgaaggctctaggggaaaatTTTGTCCCCTTGACTTTTTCAGCTTCCACAGGCTGCCTACATTCCTGGATCATGGCCCTGTCTTCTAATTTCAAAATCAATAGCGTATCACCTTCTGTCTTCTCTAACCTCTGCTTCCATGCTTACATTTTTCTGTCCCTCCTTCCGATCATCTTGCCTCCCTCTTAGAAGGATCCTTGTGATTAGATTGGGTCTATCCAGATAGCACAAGATAATCTCCCTATATGAGAATCCTTAAATCACATCTGCAGCCCTTTTACCATGGAAGATACCACCTTCACAGGTTCCAAGGACTAGAATATAGATATATTAGAGGGGGCCACTATTTACCTTACCCACCAAGGTCAAGAAAAAGGAATGTGAAGAAGTGATTAAAGTTTGACTGAAATTGGAGACTATCAATTTTTAATGGTGTCAATCTGTTTGTGTGATTGCCATCATGCAAATAGAACCCCATgatctgtcttttcttttgaaaattcttaTGGCCATTTTACAGAATAAGCTGTCTTTCAGCCCTTGTATCACTAGAGCTGAAGGACACTTTGTGAAGGAAAGGAAACTGGTCCTGGTACTTCTATGGCACACAGAGATAGGGTTGTTTATAGAGTTGGTGAGGCAGACATGCCTGTGTAGTAGATATAATTTCACCCTGTAATTATCAATGAATTGCTAGGAGTATGTTTACACACAGTTATGTTGCCCATATCCAAGGCTGCTGTTTGTTGAGTCCAGAGTTGGACTGTGTTCACTAGGTAAAATCATAAACAGAGGCTACTATGTGGCTGAAAGATACACAAGcttgaaaaaaaaacaattgattCCATCCAATCACAAtaagattacagaaaaaaaaatcccataagcAAAAAATCTTTGGGTTCTTTACACCAGTTCCCCATAATTTCTCCACTTATACTTGACTGGGAGTTCTTTACACCTTTTCTGTCAAGCAGCTCTCATATACCAGGTGAATAATGTGAGATTTAGACATAGTCATCGTGGAGTAACCTTTCTCCAGATAAGGCACAGACTGACTAGTAGCAGAGACAGAACTCTTCAATTGCTAGTCCTCTAAACATGTATACTTTATAAACCACTGGAGGACTgaagtatctttttattttctgtctttatcaCTAGGATGTAAATTATATGGGGTAAGAAATTTATCTGTTTTAGTCACCAGTGTGTCTTCAGGGCCTAAACGGAATCTGACATATGCTGAGTgctaaataaaaatttgttaaaattttgagTTCAAACTCAAATTCATTGAAAAACATGAGTAAAAGGATAAAACAAAACTCTACTATTTATtagcattattattgttattttaattactttgtaAACAAAGACAGCCTAGAAATATGCAGGTAGGTTTTGGACAAATAGAAGAAAGTAaagcagaaaattataaaatgaaatggatGTGGGAGTTCAAGAAAggttaaaacaaattttaaaaaatagtggaTTGTAATTATTGATCTTCAGAGGATCCTAATTTATATAAACTAGCAGCATTTCCAGAGACACTGGTACCACCATCCCATagatactatggaatactataatgctttatttcattactcATGTTCTTTCTTTCAGAAATAGGTCTTAGTAGAAAGTATAAAATTTCAGTAGGCATACTGCGTCACCTGGAAAGAGTAGAAACACAAAACCCACTTGAGGAatccatttttctgtttgtttgtgtgtgcTTACATTTTACCCCTTCAGTTTACATCTAAGCCAATCATAGTTTCTGAGAACCCAGCATCCTGTGGATAACCCGCTTCAGTGCAACCTTCACTTCATTATTCCTTAAGCTGTAGATGATGGGGTTCAACATGGGAGTCACCACTGTGTAAGAGAGTGATAGCAGCTTCTTGCTCTCAGGAGAGGCACTAGATCGTGGTCGGAAATACATGAGGATGGCAGTGCTGTGGAAGAGGGAGACAACCAGGAGATGGGAGGAACAGGTGGAGAAGGCCTTGTGTTTGCCCTCAGCCGATGGCATCCTGAAGATAGTGGAGAGGATGCGCACATAGGATCCCAGAATCagcaagaaaggaaagagaatgaataGGACAGTGGCTGTCAGAGCCTCCAGTTCAAACAGAGAGGTGTCAGCACAGACCAGTGCAATAACAAGAGGACTGTCACAGAAGAAGTGGTTCACCCTGTTGGAGCCACAAAAAGGGAAACTGAAAATCCATGTGGTTTGCACAGTGGCCACCGGAAACCCTGAGAACCAAGAGGCAGCTGCCAGCTGGCCACAGGATCTGTGGCCTATGATGACTGGGTAGTGCAAGGGGTCACAGATGGCCACGTAGCGGTCATATGCCATGGTGGCCAGGAGGCAGCACTCAGCAGctccaaaaaagaagaagaaatacatcTGAGTGGCA
This portion of the Macaca mulatta isolate MMU2019108-1 chromosome 14, T2T-MMU8v2.0, whole genome shotgun sequence genome encodes:
- the OR10A4 gene encoding olfactory receptor 10A4 (The RefSeq protein has 4 substitutions compared to this genomic sequence), producing the protein MMWENWTIVSEFVLVSFSSLSTELQALLFLLFLTIYLVTLMGNVLIILVTIADSALQSPMHFFLRNLSFLEIGFNLVIVPKMLGTLIIQDTTISFLGCATQMYFFFFFGAAECCLLATMAYDCYVAICDPLHYPVIIGHRSCGQLAAASWFSGFPVATVQTTWIFSFPFCGPNRVNHFFCDSPPVIALVCADTSLFELEALTATVLFILFPFLLILGSYVRILSTIFRMPSAEGKHKAFSTCSSHLLVVSLFHSTAILMYFRPRSSASPESKKLLSLSYTVVTPMLNPIIYSLRNNEVKVALKRVIHRMLGSQKL